Genomic window (Oryzias latipes chromosome 17, ASM223467v1):
GTGTCATTGACCTTCTTCAGCACCACATCACAGTCTCCTTCGATTGCCTGCACGAAGACAGAATCACAACACATTGGAGagggttttattttaagatcttcAAACCCtgcatttctgcacaaaaaagGTGCATGGTTTGCTGGCTCACCGTCAAACGTTTGGGCCTAACTGTGCAGTTAGCCACGGGAGTGGGGTCCATCACATGACATTGTGTCTCCAGTAATTCAATTTCCAGAAAATATGTGCTGCTTCCATCAGGCTGAAGCAACAAACAAAGTcgaatcaaaaacattttttcccaaaagaaagtttttaaactgtttGGTTTCCAAGGCAGATGCAGAAAAACGAATAGATTTCTGATGCCATAAAAGGAGCATTTAAACAAGTAGAAGTTTAAGATTAGATGTGCTGACTTACTGCAGTTAAGATTTTGACATCTTCAATTCTGTTCAGTGCATATTTGTAGCCATGGTTGTGTTGGTTGTTGAGGAAATCCTGAGCCACCAGAGCAGCCTCCTCCACCTCGGGGGAGTCGCACAGAGGCCGCAGCACATTGCTCTGAGCCTGCATCGCCCCGAGGAGTCCCAGAACCAAAGCGAAGCCCAGAggattcatgtctgtgtgagctTTCGACGACGTCTCAGAGCAGAGGATAAAACGAGGAAGAGGCAGATGTCCTGCAGTCTGCAGTGTATTTATCCAGCACTTGAAACATGAAAGCAGGGCCAAGTTAAATACCACCGCGACCCCTCCTGACTCATGCGTCACACATAGGTTGCATCAGGGGTATggccaaaaaaaggaaatgcaaacaaaacccAGAGATGAGAGGTCTTTACGTTCAGTTAGATCAGATGGACATTTTCATGAAGGAAACCAGCCTTTGCTTTTAGCAGGAGATCAGATCTAAAAGTCTATAAAGTCATACAAATGAATCAATTGTTTCTTCCTTCACATTGTATAATCAGCTGTCTGGCTCCACAGAGGTCAGCGCTGCAAAGCTGGGCCTCTCTGCCAGCAGGGTTTCAGGGGATTACTCAATGACTCTTCAGAAAAAAGGATGTTTGTCACCGGGGGTTGCATATTTACAGGACAACGACTGCTTCCACCAACATGTTTGTTTCGTATGAGACCATCTGCACAATACGCTGAAGTCACTCAAGGTCAGGACCAGACTGCAAACAAATACAGGTTCCAGTAAAATTCCCCTTTTCTAAAGGGGTCAAACACCAACAAGAGACATCCACTTTATGTTTGACTCCAATGGTTTCTCTCTTTGTTTCAGAGTTTGCTGCTTTTCCtaatgtttgatttgatttgatttgaaatgctttatttcaagcaatcaaataataacacacaaaaacaatacaatcagtgGTTATACGTTCATACAATGAcctatcaaacttaggataattagacatattaataaatattgcttgaaagggagtggaagtaAGAAAACTTAAATAATGCCACCCCAGTTCTACCGTTacaattttattacatgatttatcaatatccggtccataacttttatcagacagaattaagaatcattaggtatcaataaagcacatgacaaagatgaattacttaatttttatgtaaaaataactattttagaaatcaacatggcaaatgctgatcattttttcaaaatgtatgcagattatgttacttataaaagtcatttatatgattgaaaaataatactatatcggtaaaatagacataacactgtttcaaaaatcttcatagcaataCATTCTTAAGTATCAAaacttaaaatatgtgcaaaattacattaggaaaaatcatgaatcaacgTTTCAATTTATgcagcaagtgaagtaatatcattagaaatcaataAATTTAACCATAGAACAAGTCAGTGGTGGCTTCTGCTTTTGAAAAGTTTTGCTTTGTCTGTTTCTGGCATTTATGTTGATAAATTCACACAGCTCCACTAATATTGCAGACCAAAAATCCAAATAACGTTGGGATGTTTGAAAATTTAACTATCCCATGAGCCACTATTTTATTCAAACAGAGACAACAAATGTTTAAACTAagaaatttaacattttcatccaTTAAATCTATCAAGTGAGctaattttgacattttaggGGTTGTTACAGGTCTGAAAATAGAAGACACTCAGACAACAAAGATTCACTATGGAGACCATTGATAAATACTCATGAACTTAGCTTATGTCAGGTCTGAAACCAGTTATGAAAGGAATTAATAAGAGGCTCTCAGAAGTAGAGATGTGCAGATGCTCTCCAGTCTGTGAGCTTGTTATAACATTTATGGTAAACTTTAAAATCAAGGTTCCACAACATCGAACTGCTAAGATTTTCCAAATCCCATCTAGGGTACACAACATCAGCTATAGAGTTAGAGAAATTTGGGAAATTTCATGCATCTTTTGTAGTTCTTTATGATTCCAGGCTTCTAGAAACCATTTTATGAATAGAATCTATCATGTAATCTGTGGTCATCACAAACACTGGGGATTCTGTGCCAAAGAAAACAGTAACTAGTCCAGCATGTTCTCAgtgttcagttaaaaaaaacagcccctCTGATGATGGGATGCTCACATTCATgcaatgtgttcagtttgcaaATTTTGGAAGGAACATTGATGTTGAAAGGGTTCTAGATGGCCACTTTCTCTCTTCTAGATGACACCTATGGTAAATGACATATGCTTGTATGACGCGTTGCTACCTTTTTCGAAGGTTCAAAGTGCTTGACAATCACAGTCCCATCCACCCAAGCATATACAAATTCATACATTGACTCCATTGCTTACTACTGGTGTCAACCTACAActaccaggagcaatgtggggttcagtgtcttaccgAAGGACACTGGTGGGATCCGAACCTGTGATCGtacgatcagaggttgaccgctctacctaaGCCCCACGGCCATCCCAATGCTATctcagagaattttttttttttttttagattttagcaGGAATACGCAAAACCACAGACTGCTGTTGTTCCAACGACATAACTTCGTATAACAAAAATTCCGGTGCCACTGGCCAGATCTCTCACCGCAAACTGACAATCTTAACATCTTCAAAGCGTTTTGAAGATGTTAAAGCAATACCACTGTCCCAGCAACTACTGTTAGATATCGGAGactcttttttaaatgataatttTTGTTGTGAATGAAATTTTGACTGaaaattcttctttttgcaGCGGGGTTGGCTCCAGCGGCCCTGTGACCTTGAAAAAGATTCATCAGGCTAtgaagataaatgaataaatgaatgaatgtctgATGTCTGAACTTCACAGAAATTTGGGTTGTGCATATGGATgtgtaaaagaaatatgaatcaaatgagaaaaataaaattgacatCTTCAAAATACAATTCTAATCAGATTGATTTAAACTTGCTGATTTTTGCCAAACTAGTTTAGGTCAAAATAAATTTTGCAATGAGGTTTTATTTGGGCTCAAGTACAAGCCAAActtaaacaagttaaaaaatgcaGAAGAGCACTGGGTTCAGTAAAGGGATGTTGTAGTGcagaaaataaagtcaaaatgtcACACATGAAGTCAAAACACCCTCTCATGTGTCCACCACCAGCTGCTTCAGTGTAAGTCACTTCTTAGAGCAGAGATCTGTTTGGGCTTTTTTGACAAACGCCACACCAAAAGGCTATtgtcaaaaagataaaaaacaaccaCAGAAAGCTCCCaattttatctttaattttcATTATTGCTTATTTTTAGGTAATCAATGTAAAATTTTGATTTCAGAAGtgtgacttttttaaatgtaaattccTCCTGTAAAGAAAACATTCAGACGTCTGGAAAACACATTGGAAGTCTGACTTtaactttttagatttttgactCCCCTCAAAGTTGACTTATTTTTAATCCTCTAAATGTGTTAAATTAAAGCATCACTATAGGATCAGGCTACGGCTACAGAATTGTACCCCCCTCAGAATGCTGACAGTTAGTTACATTCATAGCATTAAATGTTGGTCGAAATAGTTTGCAACTACgtgaaaatttacatttactaAGATGCATTTACCAAAATCCCTTGCATCATGTACCTTTCATTGGGCTGCATttttcagtctctgcttctcagTACTCTACCCATTACAGACTTTTCCTGTGTTTGAATTTCTGACTTTTCTCCATTAATATTTCTCATATGATTGCAGAaagaaaactttgttttgtttttttaattaaagaaagaaggaaactttgatttttgagcttttctttctaaccaactttttcttttaaatattaccTTCTTACTTTAGAACAGGACCTTGTGTCCTGAAATATTGCATTAATTACATCAACATTATGTGGCTTCTCTTCTGATATATTCATTTCTCCTGTGTTTGTGTACAATATTATGAGGGTTTTATCTTAGTATTTTATTGCACATGTGGGGAATAGTAGTTGTGCTTTGTTTCCTAACATGAaagttgctttaaaaataaattaataaattaattgaaAGTCAGGTATCCCACTTTATTTCTCCTACATTCAGCTACTTCTTTGCTTGCCTGTGTTaaacaagaaaatacattttaacaacatttaTTTGTCTGCCCCCCAGAAAAACTAGTAACATTTAAATTGGGGAGGAAAgtagcatctgattggtcggcATGGTCGTGACGTTTAACTCACGCGACTTTGAGATATTGCAATATTGTAGTTTTGCTGCTAAATTCTCTTCTGGATTCTGCGATTCCACGTGATGTTTACAAGTCGAAACCTCCCGTATTTCTGCATTCTTTAAGCACGGTTAATAAAAGGCGAGCTCACCATTTTTTTGGTGACGTTTCACCGAGGCAGAAACAGCCCCCGTACTACAGGTAAGGCTACAGATGTGCGTGTCGGTTAGCATGTGTTGTCATAGAGCCCAGCTCGGAAGCAAACTtatggtgtcaaaatagagcctaaagtattgcgcatcaaaacagtaaaaccgcgcatcaaaaccccaaatctgcgaatcaaaatgcataaattgagaaccaaaacccacaatttgcaaccaaaagcctttccccaaagcacaatcctatttctcagctgccgatttgttttctcgccattctgaaatcctgtttttgagttgcagttttattttgaaactgtctttttgagttgcgcttttattttttgagttgcgcttttattttttgcggttttgattctaaaacctgtcgacacgtaaaaacagcgacatgtcagtcaaggggaggggaggcgggacatccctgatatccagaagctcattggctaccgaataagaccgagtcttacgtcaacagaccagtttagaatgtgccggtaagtttctcatgtttttcatatcttttactatattaaaagatcaaaattgtactttatttaaccagaggacgccagcacattcagatgaggagctccaccagtagctgctagtgaaaaaagatgttagaaagttagatgttgcatgaaaaactaccaccattgttctcctgtgttagcatgctagctagctcaatgctagcggggtatccagctcttctcatgacttttgtggattaaacaaagtacattttttaccacagtgtcaggatcagtcatgtcaacctgggaataattgcccgtggattgtcactagggttaatcaaatagttttttaagaagtacattCATCATGTATATATAaggtttttcaatatttccttaGGGATTACACAGATGGATTGAACAACAAAGCAACATATTGCTGCAAGAAAGTGACACCTTTCCTAGTTTGGGATCAAGTTAAtccctatttaaaataaataaataaaagaaacacaatttttatttgaagtaccagagcaaatttcccacaggtgggatcaataaagtttttctgattctgaactgtattccaaaataattttctcAACCTTAAAGATTGCAGGTTAACACAGGAAGTTACCTTTCACAATATGCAGCTACTGAGTAGCAattaaggtgtgtgtgtgtgtatatatatatataaatatatacacacacacacactcattttaactgtcttaaatacatttttctttgtgtgcaggatGCTGTGGACATTGGACGACAGACTAACTTAaaccaggcagagcaggaaactgttggagttgttgttccctctgtggcttgtcctctctcctctcagacctgttcaacccttgtgggacatcagaaaaccatggccaagacattaacatttatgtactgatctatgcatgtcatcacagcaggatgtaacaaaaactaacaatgtgaacagatctcatctgccttacaaaatactgccccccttaagaaaataaatggctaataatcaccactggtattttgtaaagcttcattttttaatgtttgaccaTTGAATGTGTTTTGTACAAAAGACTGATGGTTTTGCAAAGATCTTTGAAACACAGAGTCAAGTGCATTAGATTCTGTGAAATTCTGAACCACAattcagagaaattaaaataactgtttttaaaactccttaAAAGACTTGAGGTGGAAAAGTCACTGTTTTCGTACAGGCACTAAGAAATGGGAAGCAGACAGTGTGGTCAAAATGGACAACTATTTTAAAGGCTTCTCTTTCAGTTGACAGGAGATGTCTGTGAGCCTGCTGGACAGCCTTTGCATCACACTGGGACGTCTTTGGGGCCTGcatctggaaagaaacaaaaacagcaaagttaattaaccaaaaaaagaagagaaaaattaagattaaattttttttcattaccttAAAGAAGATGTAGACATCCACGTCGTAGCTGCCTCAGTattcctgccttttttgttaTGGCATGCATAACAACGGCCcttatagaaaacaacagacataCAGCAATAGTCAATTTTAAAACCACCACCCAATTAAATATACTAATAATTCTATTGATGTCTAATACTGGAATAATTTTAAGTGgaataaaacacgtttttgctgGTCTGCTACAATTTACTCTGCTCTGATTCACTCGAATACCGGACTTCTGCCAGTCTGCATAGTGCAGACGCATACATTTTGAATAATATGGGACAGCAATATTGTTTCTCTGTTCAATAATTCCCTCTGTCTGTATCCCTGaaaaatattgagaaaccttataggttataacatatttgattaaccctagtgacaattcacggacaattattcccaggttgacatgaccgatcctgacactgtggtaaaaaatgtactttgtttaatccacaaaagtcatgagaagagctggataccccgctagcattgagctagctagcatgctaacacaggagaacaatggtggtagtttttcatgcaacatctaactttctaacatcttttttcactagcagctactggtggagctcctcatctgaatgtgctggcgtcctctggttaaataaagtacaattttgatcttttaatatagtaaaagatatgaaaaacatgagaaacttaccggcacattctaaactggtctgttgacgtaagactcggtcttattcggtagccaatgagcttctggatatcagggatgtcccgcctcccctccccttgactgacatgtcgctgtttttacgtgtcgacaggttttagaatcaaaaccgcaaaaaataaaagcgcaactcaaaaaataaaagcgcaactcaaaaagacagtttcaaaataaaactgcaactcaaaaacaggatttcagaatggcgagaaaacaaatcggcagctgagaaataggattgtgctttggggaaaggcttttggttgcaaattgtggggtttggttctcaatttatgcattttgattcgcagatttggggttttgatgcgcggttttactgttttgatgcgcaatactttaggctctattttgacaccataCAAACTGGGCACGAGTCTTCTCTGAGAAACACGTGTGCAGAGAAAAACGGAGAGGGCCGTTTGTTCCGATAGCCTGCAGTAACAACAGTGTAGTAAAGTGAGCAGGTGGGCGCGAAATCCCTGATGTTCACATCTTCAATGGTAGATCTTCTTCGGTATTGAATTACAACAAATACAGTAAATCTGATCATCAGTCACAATGAAGCTAATGATAATGAATACATAGGATAAAAGCTACACAAATCTCATGTATTTCTGACTAATAGTcttaaaaaacatgttgcaaTGAGAGCATTCTTTGTCAAAAGTCTTCAAAATGGGTGCAGTCAGTTGTAATTGACTGTTTATCAAGCCTTTCCCTAATTAAATACCCCAGTTTTTgtgtcagcccccccccccacattttTCTGGATGTCCCATTCAAAAGTAAGAAACCTAGTATTTCGTAAAGTGTTTTTGCGAGACTAACAGTTTCAGGATGCTTCTTGGTTGAATTGATCCTCATGCTTAATTTAATTCACTAAGAAACCCTGATTacgaccttttttatttatttattttttaaattgtgctaCAATTTCTAAAAGCATCACTCCAATCCTCTCTTTTCATCTACTtctaaaagccttcccagtggtcttttagttatggcgtttttagccaaaacttttaaaaaggtgTTGCTTTTtcggacaaagtttctgcagagtggaaattcacctctgcagCCATGACCGGGCTGTTGGCGCAGAGTTGACccaccccctcttcccatcatctatctgtttagGTGCTCACCGCTAGCTCTTTAAACCCAACCTAACAATagcagtgcaacagaaatggtgagtAATATTGGGGCTATTCAGCAGATGTAcaaggatctatttgtctgcgaggggatgcatcagaatggagcggagcagggagctggatGCCCGCTGTCGTAGCTTCTGTCATGCTCACAAGCTTTTTaacacagcattttttcatcaactCTTGATtctcaacgatttgaataaagaaatattcggaAATGGAatgttaagcttaattttcttaaagtatgtcctccatcatgagaaaatgccacaagaacatgttagaaacacgtAATCACCATTTTCATAGCAGAGCGTGTATTTGTAGGATGAGCTGCAGGGGGTTGCACCTTCTGAGAATTTGCCAAATCTCAGAAAACTTGCATCCACCATTGACTTTGGTGGGGGATTCATACACAGTCTCAACAGGCTGGCACCTCCCAATGCTGAACACACACTTAGTTTGCCAATGTGGTTCGGCAGCATGAACTGCACGCTGAAGCAGTAGGTTAAGCAGGTGTTGGGTCAGAACTTCTGTTACATCCTCCTGAGGTACTCCGTTGTTGATGGATAAACTTCAAGCCTAGCCTGTAGAGATATGGGTTTGCCACTGGTTGCAGGATCTCATCTTCACATCTCTCTCCCTAGAGATGATCTGCTGCTCGTATTGTCGTGTAAACTGTGTCTGCAAATCTTTTGAGGGCAGCATGTGGTACTGAAGCGGTGAAGGAACAGTTGTCTTTGGATGCTCACTTTGCGGCCTACCTCTGACGTCCCCCGTTATGTGGAATTTAACCTGCAGCTGGAAGGTGAGACAAGCATAAAGGGCCTTGGAGTCTTGTGACCCCCTGGGGGCATCTGTGCTATCAACTGCAAACCAGAAGGTCAGTGGTTCAGTCCCTGACCTCTGTAGCTTTCCTGCCTTTGAGACTGAAGCAACACTGACCCTGATGTGTTTTTGCAGACATTGTAGGCTGCAAAGATAAACTCCACAACACTCAGATTATCAGATTGTCCGTCATTGAATTCAGTTGACCACATCTATTTGGCGTCGtagtttaaaaacaggaaaaagggtTGATTTAGAATAAGTTCAATCAAATCCTAAATTTAGATTAGAACatgcaacaaaaagttaaagggTTTGACAGGAGAAGATTGACATGAAACCAAATACTGTTCTTGGAAACAagattaaaacaaagtttttaacCGAAATTCAAAGAGAGGAGCATTAGGGCcaccatgacagaaaaaaaaatcagttaatATACAAGAATAAAGCTTACCAccttgcctcacagtgagagggcattggttcaaatcccaactaggacctttctgtgatgagtttgcatgttttaaacctgtgcatgcatgggtttgtcacattcaaaaaatgaatggatgcaGATGAATAAAGTCctaaaagtgagaaaaatgcccAAAGTCTACAAGAATAGAAGCACAAGATTATGATAAAAAAGTTTTACCATAATAAAGTCGTAGAAATTGTGAGGAAAAAAGTCGtaacttttaaaaaggaaaatgcaatTTATGGCGATGCTTTTGTTTAACATAGGAAtccatgtcccataatgcatttggACCTCTGCAACAATACTGACGACAGCGACTCGCCTACTGGAAATCCACTTCTTGTGGGTCAAGAATCTTCTTCAGAAGAGGCCCAGTTTTCTGCAAATTCTTGTCAATGTCCTTATACCTATAATGATTTTGACTCACtataatatttagttttttcttatttgtaaaaCCAATGCTGAGGTAACCGCTCATAATCACTCCACGTCTCTCATTCTGAAACACAATATTGATTATTTATTgaatatttcatatttcattgaatatttattttttgttggttATATTTGTCTTAGTAAACAGTCTTTTGCCTCAGAAATTTAGGACTTTAATCTCTTAAATTCTGAATTCATAATTTATGAAATTATAACTTTTCTCATAATTTACAACTGTGTTCTCAAAAagctttgactttatttttatatatttatatattttcatgGTGGCCCCATAAATATAGAAAATCTTAAGGTGTAACAGATTCCAGGAATCTGTTCACAGAAATCTTAAAAGCCATGTTAGatgattagattagattaaatTAGAtagactttattaatcccacgatggggaaattctttttgtctgcggcagcaaaaaacagacatccaaaaacagcaaaaagtgaCATCCCAAGAAAGGAAAGTGACCAATAAAGTAAAGATGCTGGATTGGTCACAGTAAACGactaattgttttatttttgtcatattgAGTTGGAGTCTTTGGTAAACTTATGTTGCAAAAAGAAGCTTTTAAACAGTTCAAATggattttagtctttttttttttaaactgtcaaatGTCACTGCTTAGtagacttctttttttctttttacagttgaTGGTAAGAGCAAATAACTATAAAAAATCAATGAAGTCCAGGTTTGTAGGGAAATGGCTAATGAAGACAATGATAAATAGTGGTCATAAATATGAGAAAGACTGAAATCAGATTACTATAAGCGCATTTACTattctttttgataaaaaaaagttgaacaaagttcttttttttccctctttatgTGTTGTTTAATGATAAAGCAGGTGGTGTCTGTTACAGGAGGTAGCAGCCATGAGGATCTCTCATGCTGTGATCGGCCCTTCAGGATGCAGCTCCTGCACTGGCGTACCCGCAGTGTGAGGCCGAGCTGAAGCCGGTGCCCGGAAACCTCATCCACAGAGCGCGTGGTTGGTTCATCAGATAGAGCGGCTCCCACCGCTCAATGGTGTCACGTGGGACTCTGCAAGATGCAGAAAAAGAGCCGGAAGGAAACCGAATCCTTAAGGAGCCCAAAAGCCTCACCTGACGATGGAATCTCACGTCTGTCCAAGCGGGACAAGAGACGCCTTCATCTGAAATGGCGGTTTCACGCGTGGAGGAGTTGGAatcaaaaatgttggttttacagAAGACAGAGGACTGGCTCCGGCTCTGGCTCCGGTCTGTACTTTAGCTCCAGGTCACACGTACAAAACGGTCATCTGCTCGGGTGCCCcgaaacaaaaagacaaaactctGAAGGAATGAACTTGGGTTCTGTTTGTAGTGAATCAGACAGTCTTCCAGAAGAACCTGTTAGTTCCACCCGTTTGCCGCCAGTTTCTGTTGGAACAGTCAGTCCAGACACTCGGAGACGCTTAGAGGATGTGGCGGAGCTCAGGGAAGCTGGCGCACCCCAGCAGCAAAAGGAAAGTAACACCTGGGAGTCTCAGAAGGCACACACACCTGTAGATAATGCTCCACTAGAGCTGCACAGTTCTGTCCACTCCGGTCAGAACCAGAATCCTAATGACGCTGTCTGTTGGAAAAAAGCTTCCTGTAGGACTGATGTTGACCCAGACACGCTGACCAGGGACATTCAAGGTATGTCCGTGGCTATCctaatgtttttattgatttatttttgtataaatgagagataaaagacaaaatattaaAGTTTAACAAAGTTGAATTCAGTATAGCTGGGCTGGAAAAGATATCTAACCGAAGAAGTGGGGGAAAAAACCCACTGTGGGGTCACAAGGTTGACTGTTTTACAATAATGTGAATTTAGCCTAATTTATGAGCCACCTGGTGGTTCCATGGGGAACTGACCTGGCTTCAATCATTCTTACAATTAACATGAAAGAAGTGTAAACCTTTTTGAATCCCCAAAATCCCCCCAAAATAAGCTCAAGTATGTGGATTTCAGGTGACTACAGCTCTAAACTGTTTTCAGATgtcattgaacgcatcatgtTGTATTTGgcagtaattttttttctttacttttaaaaagagcaaaaaacactttttgtacCAAACTGTCTGTTCCTGTTGGAAATGTAACATTCATTAGGTTTGCTGTAAGTAAAAAcagttaatttttaaaattagattttGAACTTTTCCAAATTTACAACCCCCCCATGAACTTTAGGGTCCATGAACTGATTCCAGCTTGTTCTGGATTTGGGATTAAAGCTGACTAGGCCTTTCCGTGCTCATTCTGAACCCAGGGAACGGTCCAACAAGAGTGAACCCCAGAGTTCCAGTTTCAGGTCTTCGTcctgaaacacttttttcccctGGCCATTGTTTGGGCAAgacattaaaaaatcattttatattGATCAGATTatgatttttacagttttattgttaacattttgttttgtattttaattttacttaattgtttgtttatgtaaagcacattatgtttgaaaaatgtgctttaaaactGCTTTAGACtgaattttatttctgttttatacaAGTGTCTGATATGACCCACTGCACATCTCTAGACTTTCTGGACAGCTTCTACAGAAGATATGGGAGCTTCATTCCACTTTGCAAGAGCGACATCTTGAGCCACCTAAAAGGGAGGTTTAACTCTGGTTTCAGTGACTGGTAAGACCCAAACTGCCATAACGTGCTTGTCAGTTTCCAGAAGTTTGTTTGTAAAGACTTTCATTCCGGATTTGCAGGAAAACCCTAATCTTGTCAGCGGCAGCCAGATACCAAACTGCACTCATTGAGATGCCTGTATCCCAATTCCAGGTCGTctacaaaaaacacattctgaCTCTGGAGGACCTCCTGACGCTTGCAGATCAAAACTGGCTCAATGATCAGGTTATGACCAACGTCACCAAGACTTTTTCACACTATAAAGCGGCAGACAGTCTAGTAGTGTCTGCCTTTGTGGCTTGGTTGTAACTggtttgtatttatgttttgtttttatgctgaAGGTCATGAACATGTATGGAGAGTTGATCATGGAGTCGTCTCATCACAAGGTATTTTCATAAAGACGTAAATAAtttgttcaaattaaaaaaaataactagaaTT
Coding sequences:
- the LOC101166989 gene encoding sentrin-specific protease 5 translates to MQKKSRKETESLRSPKASPDDGISRLSKRDKRRLHLKWRFHAWRSWNQKCWFYRRQRTGSGSGSGLYFSSRSHVQNGHLLGCPETKRQNSEGMNLGSVCSESDSLPEEPVSSTRLPPVSVGTVSPDTRRRLEDVAELREAGAPQQQKESNTWESQKAHTPVDNAPLELHSSVHSGQNQNPNDAVCWKKASCRTDVDPDTLTRDIQDFLDSFYRRYGSFIPLCKSDILSHLKGRFNSGFSDWKTLILSAAARYQTALIEMPVSQFQVVYKKHILTLEDLLTLADQNWLNDQVMNMYGELIMESSHHKVHFLNSFFHRQLMTKGYEGVKRWTKQVDLFSKSILLVPVHLEVHWCLVTADVASKKICLYDSQGNALEKVGRNILKYLITEAKGKHQSAYQSGWTVSFDEKIPQQTNENDCGVFVLEYSRCLALSRPFQFTQKDIPKIRKRIYKELCDCKLQLQD